One Psilocybe cubensis strain MGC-MH-2018 chromosome 9, whole genome shotgun sequence genomic window, TGCAGCTTATAAAAAGGATGAGTTCAACACCTATGACCACACTCTTCTTTCAAAAGTACGCGAACTATGGCGTCCAGACGATGTCCCCAACAAACCTGGTGTACTACCCGACACATCGATCCTGACGAAGCCAATTGGCGAAACCTTCAACCCTGATGACCCGATTATTGACGCAACGGCTCCTCTTCCGGACGGTTATGTTTCTCATCCGATAGAAGGGGAATGGTCTGGCTGGTTCCAGCCTTCCGAAGGCACACCATACTACCTACGACCTCATCGTTGTGTCATACATCCAATCGTCGACAACAAATTGGTTGGCCGCGCGGAAGCATTTTGCGGTGCTGTCGACATACACGGGACTGCAGAGCGAGTACAAACCCAGCCTTCAAGTGCTGACCTCAGGGTCGAGTTTTACTTCTCGCCCGAAAACAGTCGGTATGGGCAGCAACTTTGTCGGGGCACCTACAATGCGGAGAAGGATATTATTGAGGGCACCTATACATGGTTCTGGCCAAGCACTCCCGTGCAATTGGGTGTCGCTCCTCAGCCTTTTTTTAATGGCAGCGACATGGAAGGTGCTCCTGCAGTTGGGGTCAGTATGGACGAAAACCTGGAAGCTGGTGTCAACACTCTTGTAAGACCGCCCCCTTCCAACGATTTTACACCACTCTTAGACACCGAGCCATCGCAGGATGTTCAAACACTTGAGTTTAACCAAGTTGAGACTATCTTACAAGTCAAATCACCTCTTGTTAATGTAGACGGGGGCAATCATGATCGAAGCTACACAGGTTTAGAGGTTGGACCTCCGGTTACGTTTGATCCTCAGACTGCTATCAGCGAAGATCGGATAGACGGCCGTTTTGTCCTTTCTCGGATTCCGATTCACCTCTTACGCTTCCGGTACCTCCTCGACGGTTCAGGTGTGCCCCCATGTTGGAGAGTTTGGCCACTGGCTCGCAAGCGCTGGTCATTCGCCATTGAAGCCATACTTCACCAGACGCGGTGGCGCATTAACTCATCCAAAGTATTCAACCAGGCCCTAGCTGAGCGTCGCAAGTGGATTTACCTCAGCATGCGCTGGTACATAGCGAACCCTGATCCGGCTCGCGGCGGATGGTCCCCATTTGAGCCTTTGAGCCGCAATGACTGGGAAGCATACGAAACATTGGAATCTTATGTACCTCCTACGAACGCACGACTCTACGAAAGAACTGCCCATTACCTGGCGAGACGTGAAGTTCATATCATGCCCGTGTACGGTTAACTTAAAAaccctcttcttcgtctctcTGATCTTCCTGTTTTTCCATTTTTAGAGGCCGACTTCCTTGTGACGTATGCAACTGGGATCTGTGCTTTAGGCGTCAACAATGCATTTATTGCAAAGACGATCATTTGCTATTAGATCACCGCGACGTCGATATATGTTACAATTGTATCGATAAACCTGTTCCATTCCGAGAGGTTACTCACAGCAAATCACATTCCCTTCTCCGGTCACCCTACCGCATTCATAAGTATGAATACAAGAATGTCATCGCTGAAGCTAGATTTATATCTGCAAGGGTGAAAAATATGTTCCGGGCACAAGAGGAACAGCGCAACGAGTTGAACAAGCATCATCACCGGAGAGGCGGCAGAGGGAAGAAGGGCAAACTCGGAAACGATACAGACAGAAAGACATCGTCTACTGATTCCGACCCCATCTATTGCGCATGTTGTGCCGAAACAGTTTCACTACCTTGTTGGGTCTGCATAGTATGTTGTGCGTTTCCTCGTGCTCTTTCTCTTGTCTCTTGTATCATGTCTGATTCCTCTGGCATATAGCGCCGTACGTGTTCTTCTGTTCTCGATGCGAAAGGAACAATGCATCAGTTACAAATTGGGCCGCTTTCTACCATTCCAAAAAGGAGCACCAGATCCTACGAATTTTTGATACTGTGGAAGTTAAAGTCTTCAGAGACGGGAATAACGTTGGAGTGCAACTCGAAGAAATCAACACGACAATTTCGTCACtcgagaaaaaaatcaataagcAATTgcaagaaggcaaagaaacaaaaggGGTGGTAGATGAAATGGCGAAGAAAGTAGGAATAAGCTGGTCAGACGAACACTCTAATTTGCAGAGCTTTGCAGAGGGGGCCGAATCGTCCTCCTATGATCATGGGATTGCTGCTGATAGCGCTCGGATAACTGGCATTTCCACACCGACTGATGTCGAAGGCACTACGACACAGCCCTTGGAGTCATTACACGAACGTATAACGGGCAACGGAGTAAACCAATCCGAACTGGAGCGAAGGCTGGAAATTTTGGAGGCCAAGCTCGGCACTTCAAAATCCAAACATGAGAAAGATATTGGGGTCAAAATTGACGCCTTGGAGGCGAAAATGGATGAATTGTTCATTCTCGTACAGCGTCTAGTTTCTTTTACCCTAATTTTTCTGATGCTTGGCGCAGGTATTATGGTTTATAATAGTATGTAGAGGTTGATGCAATATAATATTCGATATCAAAATTTTAAGGACGTCAAACATTTTATCATATCAAAGTTTGAATTTTGATTTCTGCTAAATGTTGCACTTACTTCTTGCCTGTCACCCGCCATTGCGATCTCCCGAATCACTCCTTCGTGAGCTTCGCCATACTTGAAGCCCAGTGTGGTAACGTGATTTGAGCGTGATCGCGTCGCGATCATGATGACCTGACCCTCGACATTTGATTTCAAACCTGGGCCAAATCTTAAACACCGAATCAACATCGCTCAGCATTGACTCAGCAATGATATCCGTGCATCCAGGTTTTATAATGCTCATTTCTCAGCTGAAACAGCTCTCGAAGATGGTATAAATCATATCGACAGGTGCCCAGCGCAAGGTAGATTCAGCCTACTACCCCAATACTACTCGCTATGCCGGACATTCTTCGAGATTCTACCGTTGGCTTGATTATCAACACACTGTCCAAAGGACGTCTTTTGCCTTTCGCTGATCAAAAAAGAGGATGGTTACCCCCAGCGCATTTCGTATCTCCGCCTCCATCATTTGCTTCTGCTGATGAAACACCAATAAAAGAGCCAGAGAGCGTTGTGGTAATACCCACAGAGGAGACTCCGGAAAAAGGCGTGGTAGTAGATCGATCTCCATTGGACTCACCACTGCCTCCGCCCCCACCCATATCTTCATCAAGTGGGAAGAAGTCTCCCGATGTGGTTGTCGATGTCGTTCCCGAAAGTGTGATGGCAAAGAGTTTCGACCCAAACCTAGTGACATGGTACGATGACAATGACCAGGACAATCCGCAGTAAGTAAAAATTGTTTTTCGTGATGGCAGGATTCATAATTCAAATGTTTTGCAGGAATTGGAGTCTGGCAAAGCGAATTCTGGTCCTTTTCTGGATTTCTCTTCTCACTTTCAGCATATACATCGGATCAGCTATTTAGTCAGTATCTGTTTGACTTTATCCGCGAACTTGTGTGTTGAGTTTTGTGATATAGTACACCATCTATCCCCGGAGTAACAGAGCACTTTGATGTGTCGTTGACCACTGCAACTCTAGGTCTTTCCCTATACGTTATCGGTTACGGTATTGGACCAATCCTCTTTAGCCCACTTTCAGAACTGCCGTCGGTTGGTAGAACGCCGGTTTACATGGCTACTTTATTCGTATTCGCCATCCTTCAAATTCCAACCATCTATGCTCCTAACATTCACACGTTACTTGCCATGCGTTTCTGGGCTGGATTCGTTGGATCTCCCGCATTGGCAACAGGGGGTGCATCTATTCAAGACATGTACGTTATTAGTTGCAGCATTTGTCAATACGGTTACTGAATACGAACTATAGATTTTCGCCCATGAAGCTGCCATACGTATTCATAGTTTGGAGCTGTGGAGCAGTCTGTGGACGTCAGTACATTTTCTCACCGTGAATTTAATTGCCACCTAAAGCATGAATTGTACCAGCTGTTTTGGGGCCTGTTATTGGAGGGTTTGCTGCCCAGAACAAAGATTGGCGATGGCCTATTTTCGAACTCCTGTGGTTGTCCTCATTCACCTTCATCGTTCTCATGTTATGGCTTCCGGAAACAAATGCCGAAACTATCCTGCTGAAGCGTGCCAGACGCCTTCGTGAACGCACTGGAAACTTAAATCTGTATAGCGAAAGTGAGCTCAAGCAAGCTCATATGAGTGGATCGGATGTTGTTTTCGAGGCGCTTCTTCGACCATTCCAGCTTATGATAGAACCGGCGGTTTTCTACGTCAACGTTTACCTAGCATTGGCGTATGCCATTTTTTACCGTGAGTATTACATTCTATCTAAGCACGGTTCAGTTAATGACCACAGGGTTTCTGTATGTAGTATGGTTCGAAGCCTTCCCTCTTGTTTACGACGGTATATACCACTTCAAACTCGGACAATCAGGGCTTCCCTTCATTGGTCTGATTGTCACATGTATACTCACAAGTATCGGTTATATCTGCTGGAACTACTATTACGTCGAGCCACGATTTAAGGAAACAGGTTCGATGGAACCAGAATCACGGCTTGCGGTGTCGCTTGTGGCTTCGGTCTTTATCCCGATATCCTTGTTTATGTTCGGTGCGGGcgtttctttcttcattttgtttTATAGGTGCTCATCTCAAGAAAGGATGGACTTCAAGATCCAGTATTCACTGGATAGTCCCTACCATTGGCGCCGCTCTATATCTTCCTGGGTAGGTTTATTTTGCCGTTAATGTAAAACTGTCTATTAAATGATCCTGTCACGCCTAGGCTTTTCCTTTTGTTCCAAAGTGTACTGGTATATTTACCCATGTCCTATCCCACATACGCCGCATCCGTACTTGCAGGAAATGACTTGTTTCGCTCTTGTGTGGCCGGCGCTTTTCCGTACGTGAAATGCCTCTCCTCTACGGTTGGCTGACTTGTTGATTAATATTTCTGCAGGCTGTTTGGACGAGCAATGTACCTGAAGCTATCAATAGCTGGTGGATGTTCATTACTGGCCGGCCTCTCGATCGTCTTCATCCCAGGGTTGTGGTTTCTGTATAAGTATGGCGCTCGTATTCGAGCGCGTTCAAAATATGCGTGTCATGTGTAAAGCAATTCAAAAAATGCTTTGTACAGAACAAGAGTTGGGTTATTCCTCATACGCGAACCGCCACTCGTCTCACAACTGCATGGGTTGTTCAGTGTTCACTGCACGAAGGGTAACCTGCGGTACGGCCTTACTCTCACTAAAAATTTCTGAACATCCACTTCCTGTGAAGTAGGCGTCATTTAATGTGGTTTGACATTCGTACTTATCAATGTTGTATGTTGTCTTCCATTTGTACCTGTATTGCGTACCCTGGCAATTGTCACTATGGCAGTAGCGACTTGACCGAAGTCGTAAACTCTTATTCGAATTTCGAACCCACGTCTTTTGCAGACGCGGTTTGACACGTCGCTCTTTCGCGTATACTTGTCCTCCAGTTCATATCCTTGCGTGTCACTGGCACCACTGCCGTTggattcatttttttcagaCGTGTTCGCAACGTTTCCTCCACGCCAGTCCACGCCGCCCAGCCTGAGGAATGCACAGCCTTCAACTTTTAGAATGCGTCGCCGACACCGGCGGGAAATATTTTGGTGAACAATGGCACAAACCCATTATGAGGTATATTTAAGATTTATGACTCGATGATCATCAATTTACACGTATATAAAGCCTCTCGAAGTCCCTCAATCTCCATACCTCAGGGTAGAATACAACTTACCACACCTTCCACCACCAGGCCACTGACATGTCATCTGAACCGAAAACCGCGGAGATTGTGGCCCCTATCTTCGACTTTTCCAAAACCCCCATAGCAGACGACTATCAAGGGTTCTATGTTAAAGTACTCGATGACGTGTTTACTCCCGAGGAATGTGCAGAGTTCATTGCTCTGGCAGAGTCGAAGCAACAGTGGAAGCAAGCAGCTGTGCACTACGGCCTTTTGCCCGATCAAAACTACGTCGATGTCGATTATCGAAACAGTTTGCGGATATTGCATTTCGATcacgaagctgctgagcggATCTATCAGAGGTTGCTGCCATATGTCCAGGAGCTCGTCAGGATTGAACCGGGAAGCGAATGGGAAGGGGTTATGGGCTACAAAGGAGCAGTGAAAGGAACTTGGGATCTGGTTGGGTACGTCCCTTAATTTCCTCAGTAacattttttctttgtcactATATTGACGAGTATATTGGTTTTTCATAGTGTCAACGAACGTCTCAGCTTTTTGAGATATGAAAAAGGACATTACTTCAGGCCTCACTGTGACGGTCTTCAGAGGCTTCCAGACGGACGATATGGCAAGGTCACATTGCAAATTTATCTAGGTGAAGACGGTGTAAAAGGAGGAGCCACGAGGATCATAGGCAAGGATGGAAAATATGTTGATATTGAGCCGACAAAGGGACGGGTGTTAATTTTTCAGCACAGGGATCTGTACCACAGTGGCGAGGACGTCAGTGAAGGTGTCAAGTTCGCATTAAGGAGCGATTTCATGTTTCGCGTCCGATATCCAGGCCACGCTGACGAGCGCGGTCAGTAAGCAATTATACACCACAGATTTTATTCCGCCTGAGTCCTGCCACTTGGCAGTTCTTCTTGTTCTAGTTTTAATCAATATAGTGACTGAACTTACCTTTCTCTGAAGATGTCTCTTAAAAAGTTGAAATCGGGACCGCTAACAGACATTTAAAAAATAGAGTCGTTCCATTGCACCGAAGTCCGGGAGTATGTACAAGGGCTACTACATCCAACGGCCGAATCAGATCCACTAGTGTCATCATTTGATTCCGGCTATGGGCAATATTTCCGAGTCCCATTGGCATTGGGGCACGAATTGACTTCTTagaggttgatgttgatgggAGTGCAACCAAGGGCAATCAGACCGTCTAAAGGTAGAAAAATTGTCAAGGTCTGTCATAATATCGCAGAAAGAAGACATTTACTGAAGGAGTTGTTGGTGCAGCAGACGGGTTGAGCGGTGCTGGTTAAGAACGCGAAGTCAGGTActgtcaatggagcggcacaTGAAGAGATACAAACCATGAGTTGCCTCCAATTCCGATGATTGAAAGGGGGCTGCAGGTAAGCCCGACAAGAGCAGTCACATCTTGAAGAACAATGCCCAAAAGGCCCAATAAAGCGGTAACTGCGCTGCTATCAGCAGTCTGGACACTGTTGCCTGTAGCACGAAGATGAGAATCAGTAAAGCCTTCAGACCGAGTAAAGCAGAACCCACAGCACTGGATATCTCCTGTGTTGCATTGGCTGGCAGGGATTCCTCCGCCAGAGCCGCCTCCCGTTCGGCGCACTGGAGTGACAGTGGCAGCAGCAAGGGTAGCGAAGGTGAGAGCAGATACGAGCTTGAACTGCATATTGGATGAAGGTACTTAAACGAGGCTGTTTGAGTGAAGAATACAAGTAAGTTTTGCAGGGCTTTTATACCTGAAAACGCCTCTACTTGCTTTACATGTCACAATGCGCACTCCATGACCGGGCCCCGAAACATTTCGATATTTCTTGGCTTCCTTACAAAAGATGAACTGTCCAAGTGGAGTGGACCGTACGCGCACAAAACCCGAAAAGGCGTCCAGGGTTATACGATGAGAAGGTACCTGATAGTAGTCTTTGGCTGGTCCTTTAAGAGAACATAACGTTGATATGACTGGTTATTGAAACCCACTGTAACGGTGGATAAATATATGTCAGTAGAAAAAAAGAGGTAGGCGTCCAGAAAATATCGGAGAACATGTAGTGGTATCAAAATGTAGGATGGAAAATATTAAGTGGTTCAAATGATATCGCTATGACCATGATATGACGAAAAGACCAGGAACGCGGGCACGATGGGCAAGAAGGTCGAAGGGACAGTATGAAGAGAACCCCGTATGTTGTTCGAATCTTGAACCCCAGATACCCTGAGTTATTAACGAGCGACAGTGTGAGAAGCACCTCGACGTCATGGCCTTGGCAAACCTTTGTTCACCTCAATTTGAGGATTAACATGGAGGGAAGGAGGTATCGAATCCACATGCACAGACTGAATGAATAAGCGATGCTGAATTTGACCGCATAAAGAAAGGTATCGGAGGTGTAAGTCTAATGACGTCGATACGCTTCCGCACGGATAGCAAGAGCAATTGTTTAAGAGAGCAAGATTTATGTCGAACTTTCCATGACTTGTTAAGTCTTGACGTAGTACGCCTTGGAATCCGTGTTGCAAGAAAGAAGTCTAGGAGCGGGAGTTGTGTCTATTCTCTTCGTTGACTCCTGCCTGAAATTTGATGAGATTGTGTGTATGCCACTGCGCTTGCTGAGTGCTGAGAAGCGGCTCGTGTTACGGTCTGTCAACTTGACAAAGCCCCAGAGGTGTGAGGGAACAAGAACCATGTTATATTGGGGAAGATAGAGTATCTGAGCATAGACAACCATTTTGGAAGAGAAAGTAGTGGAACACTTGCCAGTGTTTGGCaaatgttgttgttgatgttaCAAACAATGGGCGGGAATTGGACAACCGGTCATTGTGATCATAATCACGTGACCATCTCATTGTGACAGTCACCATGCTACGACACCATCTGGCATCGAGGGATACGACTGGCAAGTTGTTTTCAAGTTTCCCATATTCCCTACAAGGGTCCTCCTAATTCTTTCTTTTACCTGTGCATCGGGCCTGCTGGGAGCCGCTTTTATGGAAGACAAATACATAGGCCTCGTGCTTGCTCTCCTTGGTTCAGTTCTTATTGGATCCAGTTTTATTATCACGAAAAAAGTACGCTTCTCTTTAGTTCAGGACCAGGGATGTAGGAATCAGAGGTTGAGGGATGGAGGGGCATGCAGTTATCTATACACTTGCTTACTGATATATCCTCACCTCAGGGCCTCAACGACGCAGCAACTGGAGGTAGCTATGGCGCACAGGCTTCTGACAATCTTGCATACTTCAAAAATCCCATATGGTGGCTAGGAATGGTGACCAGTGCGTCCTCTTCGAccaatttttcttttgttatGAGCTAATGTAATTCGCAGTGGTTGTTGGAGAAAGTAAGAATCCAAATGCCGATTGAAGCTTTTCTCATGAATACCCACATCAGTTGCCAACTTTGCTGCGTACACATTCGCACCTCCAATATTGGTCACCCCTCTGGGAGCACTTAGTGTATTGATTGGGTATGTATTTTTCAAACATTCTTTGCTTTGCTGACCCTAAATCTTCAGAGCTGTGCTCGCATCATTTCTACTGGGTGAAGAATTAGGACATTTAGGCCGCATAGGATGCACTCTCTGCCTTCTGGGTtccctcatcatcgtcctaCATGCACCGGAAGACAAACCCATCAATACTGTTGATGAGATTTTGCATTTCGCCATTCAACCAGGTTTGCTCGCCTCTACTGAAGATACTCTAATTGTACTAACAGATCCTAGGCTTCCTTCTCTATTGCTTTACAGTTCTGGTTTTCACGTTGTTCATGATTTACATGGCCGTACCAAAGTATGGCCGCACGAATCCAATCGTTTACCTTTCCATATGCTCCCTCGTCGGTTCTATCAGTGTCATGGCCATTAAAGGCTTCGGTGTGGCCGTCAAACTCACATTCGCTGGAAACAATCAATTTACGCACCCCAGCACATACGTCTTCATGATCGTTGTTGCGCTTTCCATCATTGTACAAATGAACTATTTCAACAAGGCTCTCGACACTTTTTCGACCAATGTTGTCAATCCCCTCTATTATGTCGGCTTTTCGTCGTGCACTATCGTCGCCTCTCTCATTCTCTTCCAAGGGTTCAACACTTCGGACGCATCCAACACTTTCTCTTTACTATCCGGATTCATTGTTACATTCCTTGGCGTGCATCTTCTCAATCTCTCGCGAACCCCTGAACCTCCTCTGGATCACCTGAACGGACAACCGCATAGTCATTCCGCTTTAGAAGGTGGTCTAATGAACCCTCGACTTAGTTTGCAGGGCCGAATGTCAATAGACGGCTGGAACGGCGTTGGAGGGGACCGTGGCATAGACATTCACATGGGTGGCGTTGCTGCTGGACggcaggcaggcaggcaTGGCCGGCAGAGCTCTTTATATAAGGCGCAGTCAACGACGTTGTTCAATGCttttgaagaggaagaagcgatGAATGGATCACCGTCATATCGCCATCAGCAGCACAAACGACAACCCAGCGCTGACCTCCACCGGCTGCGCGAGGCAGAGGAGTGGGAGGAGGACAATGACatggacgatgatgacgacaagcGCGCACTCCTCAACAAGGGAAAGCGGCGGCAGAACCCCAACGCATCCAACATCGCACTTCCGCTCACACGTAGCGGCAGTGGCGGCTCGCGCAGCCATAGCCATTCGCCTGTCCCGGATTCTTCGCTAACGGACGTGCGGATAACACCAAGGTCATAGGATCGCTCGCATGTGCTAAAATTTTTTTTCGCTTCGCTATTTTTATTTACGTGGACCTTCAAAAACCCTAATAATTGTCGTCACCGTCCTTTCCTCCATCTTTTCCTGTCCTCTGCCTTCAGTCTTGGGCATGGGTGTTTTGGTGTCTATATACCATTGTTTTTCTATTTTAGCTAAATCGACACTGCTTACCGATGATAGACAACCACAAGAATCGTCTTCGCAGTACAAGCACAGTGAAAACCCAGTGCAATGCGGTTGCTACACATTTGTCGACTCTTCGCCATCCGAAATCCATGCCCTATCTCGACACCGCAAACAACATCAAGGGCATTACACATTTTCGATACCCCAGCCACGCACGACCTACACCCGCAGCCTATGAAAACATAGTGATTCGGTCGACGACGATAAATCACGTATCATAAACGTATACCCGTATGAACTCATACTCTAACGACACTTAATTACTTTTCCTGAGTTCGTAACCAATCCCCCATGATAATGTAACAGTTGTGGGTTGTCCGATGTGTAGAACTACTGTGGTTTATAGAGTACTGGTTAGATGGACTAGTTGTATGCAGGGTGTAACATTCTGGGAAATGATGGGCTTTTTAAGGGTATAAGATGCTTGAGGTTGAAAAAAAATGGTTCAATCCAGGATCGAACTGGAGACCTTCTGTGTGCCAAATAAATCCGGCAAATCTCAATGTGAGACAGAAATCATAACCACTAGACCATTGAACCTTGGGGCAAGTGTGCCGTAGTACAATGGCTTTCCCCGTGTACGACAGGTGACTTTTTGGATCGCTGCTATCTACGCACCGGGCGGGTAAGTTGAATGCCTCTGTCAAAACAGAGTCGAATCAAAAAAATTCCTTTCAACAACCATGAAGATACTAGCATGGGTATTCAAAAAGGGCCTCACTGGGAATTGAACCCAGGACCTCTTCCAATTAAGAGATTACAAATCCCCAAAGGAAGAATCATGCTACTAGACCATAAGGCCGATATGCGACATTGGCACATTTAGAACATGTCCGCGGCTGCCCCAGGAATGGATTGGTTGCCGCCAGGTTGCCACTACttcttttttaattttatATGTGAGGACTGAACCAGCAAGGAggacaaaatgaaaaaatattTACAGTAAACTTTGAAAGTAGGTAGCATGACATGATATGAAGCCGACATTAAGGAATAGTTGATGACGAAATTGCCTCCTCTATATCtcgtggtgttggtgttgttgaATTAAGTGGATTAGACATATGGGATTGACCTGCCGGGAAGCCAGTGTCCATGGTAGTCTGTTGGAATGTAATCTCATCGTGTTTATGTTTAAATGGTCCTCGGACCCGCCGTACACTAATACTGGGCGCTGGTACACCGTTACGTAGACCTCGCCAGGAAGTTTGAGTTATAAAGGCCAATACATCGAAGGGGTCGCCAGTGCGTTCAAGGATGGTGTCGACCGAAACAGCTAGCGAGGGATCGTAATGTGTATCCGCGGGTCGGTTCATGTACTGTTGGATGATTGAAAGAAGCTTTTTGTAAAGATCATTGATGTTAGATTTTACATCGCTCCTCTCTTGTAACGCTGTTCCGATTGACCTAAGCGGTAGGGAGGCGTAAATCATGGCATAAAGCACATTAAGACGAGGTTGCTCGTCAGAAAGGGTTTCATTGAGGTTGTAAGTCAAGTCTTGTAAAAAGGTTTCAACAGTCTCAGGAACGACATTCTGTTGATCGCTTCGCGCGATTTCGTTGATCTCCTGAGCTAAAGTCATGCCTAGGAGGTTGAAGTTATTCCAATTTTCGGGTTGAGTGTGAAGATCCCCTGGTTCTAATATAGTGTCTGGCTGACACAAATACCGGAAAAATCGCTGGTAGACCATTACACATTGACGTCTGATTAAAGCTAAGTATGATAACATCAAATGGGAATTGACTGTGGGATGAATAACACGTACCTCGGGTCCGACGGTTTTTGCGACCTCCGAGGTAGCCAAATTGAAGAAAAGCGGGGAAATGCATATCAGAACCAATAATTATCTTCTTTCCAAACAAGTAATGTTGTATGCGGAGTCTGACCTCTTCGTGATGCAGAATCTGACGAGTATGTAATCCGGGGTAAGTGCGAAAATTAAGAAATCTGTTCATATTCAGTTCATGCAATATTTTGATAGCATTTGAAATTGGGGTATATTCATCCGTTTGTCCGCCGCTCCACCCAGCGACATCGGGTTTCAAACAGTCGATGAAGTCATCATCTGGCGTGAAGAAATCGGTGACTGGAATGAATGAACGAAAATGTTTGTTTCGTCCCCAAAGAATGTGAATGTTGATAGCACGATAACCATAGTCGTTAATTTGAGACATTGTCATGAGTTTGGACAAATCAGTATAGCAGTGATATACATCAAATGATCTGTCTGTATCCTCTAGGAAAATATCAAAGTCGCGTACCGCAGACATGACATCGAAGACTGGGGGGATTTGAGAGGTGAAATCTTCAGTTCCGTCATTTTTGATAGCAGGAGCCATGTAGCTGTACCTAGAGTAGGCATCGCGCACTTGGAGCCAGATTAGATCAAAATCGATCCAATTCTTATTCCAAAACCTGAAGGATAGCAAGTGAAAACGAATAGGCAGCTTGGATTGGTCCATCGAATGAGCCAAAGGATGTCCAAACAATTTGGCGATTCGTTTGTATTGACGATGATGCAGGATTGGACGCACGGCGTATTGCATGAGTCGTAATGGATAGCGCATTACTGACGCAAACAACCGAGGACAAGTGTCCAACCCTACCCGAAAAATATTCGCTTGTGGAGACTTGAACGGACATTGAGAGGGAGGTTTGGCAGACGGGACAGAGAAAACAAGGCAAAATCGTAGGTATACAACCTGAATTGCTGGAAGTGTAAACGTGACAACCAAAAATAGAAGAGTCATTGCAACCACAGTTGTAGCAGATACAGTGACGGCTTGACTGCCCAATGCACCCAAGAAATCAATCACCCCCGCAAAAAAGAGAACGACGGCTGTTTGTAGCATCAGAGGCAAAGCAGCAAGGATATCCCAGACATGCCATCTATCCATTCCTTCGGCGCGCATGTGGTGTATCGCAAAAGAATTGCGCGCAGATTGTCCAGGGTAAGCTTGGTACTCTCGAATCCATTGCAGGGCCACAATTCCTACAAGGACAGTGGTGAGACTAAGAATGAGTGATAAAAACCAAAAGACGTTGACTCGAATGGCGGAGTGAGTGGGGGAGAAGAATTGTGATGGTAGAGCCACAGGAACAGTATCGTTGCCAGGATTATGAAGCTTGGTAGATATCTGTGTTAGCAAGGTCACAATA contains:
- a CDS encoding Fruiting body protein SC3, producing MQFKLVSALTFATLAAATVTPVRRTGGGSGGGIPASQCNTGDIQCCNSVQTADSSAVTALLGLLGIVLQDVTALVGLTCSPLSIIGIGGNSWFVSLHVPLH
- a CDS encoding putative magnesium transporter NIPA4; the encoded protein is MEDKYIGLVLALLGSVLIGSSFIITKKGLNDAATGGSYGAQASDNLAYFKNPIWWLGMVTIANFAAYTFAPPILVTPLGALSVLIGAVLASFLLGEELGHLGRIGCTLCLLGSLIIVLHAPEDKPINTVDEILHFAIQPGFLLYCFTVLVFTLFMIYMAVPKYGRTNPIVYLSICSLVGSISVMAIKGFGVAVKLTFAGNNQFTHPSTYVFMIVVALSIIVQMNYFNKALDTFSTNVVNPLYYVGFSSCTIVASLILFQGFNTSDASNTFSLLSGFIVTFLGVHLLNLSRTPEPPLDHLNGQPHSHSALEGGLMNPRLSLQGRMSIDGWNGVGGDRGIDIHMGGVAAGRQAGRHGRQSSLYKAQSTTLFNAFEEEEAMNGSPSYRHQQHKRQPSADLHRLREAEEWEEDNDMDDDDDKRALLNKGKRRQNPNASNIALPLTRSGSGGSRSHSHSPVPDSSLTDVRITPRS